The Panicum virgatum strain AP13 chromosome 6K, P.virgatum_v5, whole genome shotgun sequence nucleotide sequence CAGCTTCCTGAACATGTCCAGGGACTGGAAGACGAGGTTGAAGTCGTTCCCGGGGAGGTCGTTCAGGAAGAACTGCACGTGGTGCTGCACAGTACGACGCGACGACGGCGCCTGATGCTGGccgacgcccgccgccgccgccaactccTCCTCACGCTGATCGGCGACCGTTCCAAGCACCTCGGACACGAAGAGGAGCGTGTTGGGCCCCGACGAGCAGCCGAGGTCGACGACCATGgcgccggtggaggaggaggagagcgacGACAATGCGtgtgccgccgccacggccttgTGGAGCACCGGCCTCGTCTTCAGTATGGCCTTCTCCTGACGAACAAAAACCAAGAACATGCATGTCAATGCGTGGAGCGCATGAATAAGTGCCGCAATCGCATATACAGCCATAGACATGCAGAACGAAGCAAAGACCTGAACCCTGGAGTTGGAGGCATAGCTTGTCTCGCCGTCGCCCCCGTTCATGTGCAAGACGCGCTCTACCTTCATGCCTGCACCGTACTGCACTGCACTAACGGCCAGGCGCTGAGCGTTTATACTTTCACTGTGACACGTTGTACTTGCAGTTGCAGAGGACGAGTACTTCTCAATTTATAGGCCCAAACGGCATTGGTATAAAACTCACGCGGCCCAATAATGTGCGCCCTATTCGGCTGCACTTGGGCGATTTTGGCCCAATAATGTGCGCCCTATTCGGTTGCACTTGGGCCCAGTAATAGTATCGTACGCGCTTCCTCGCGCAATCGAGGCTATACCATATATAGTTGCTACAGTACCAACCACTACAGTAATCAGCCGCTACAGTGTAGCCCCTCTCACAAAAAACAGCTGCTACAGTATCAGCCGCGGCTTTGCGTCCAGCCGAACAGGGCGGTGGTCGGTGGCAGGCGTAGCAGCTAAAGGCCAGTGGTGGGCAGTGACTCCGAAAATCCAAATtcacgtggcttgagctcctccCTGTTGGCGGTTGGTAATACCGCGTCTTTGGCTTTCAGATCCGAGAGGTAGTCTCGCCCTGCTTTCGATATTCAATTGGACTCAACAGGACTCTTAGCATTCAGCCAGTGCTAGCCACAAATAAACTAAAATTGTCATTAAAAAATGAGTCTGCCTATGTGTCGTTCGTGTGTTTCTGAGGCTTTCAGCAACCGGTTGTTACATACCAAAAAAACACGTGCATCTGAGTTTGTTTCGCATGCATGTAACACCCGATTTCTTAAACATCATATTAGCATCTAGCGGTGCTAGACATCAAATGCATACTTAATCTGAAAATACATACGTCTAATTACAGTATATTAACACTGTAATTACGGTGTAATTACAATGTAATTAAACTGTAATTACACTGTCACTATACTGTAATACAGTGATTTACACTGTAATTGCAGTGTCATTATACTGTAATTACAGTGATTTACACCGTAATTACAGTGTCACCCCCACCGTTCTGAGTCCAGGAGCACAGGAGGGGTACCCGGACGGCGGAACCTCGACGGCGACCAGCGTGCTGTCGGCGGCGCCGATGCTGGGGAGCCGGAGGTCGCCCCTTTAAACGCACCCGAAGCCACCCCTCGCGTGGCGGCGCGGAGCACCCGGAGGCCGAACTCCCGCATGGCGCTCCTCTCCTCGTACAGCTCGGGGATGCTTCGCCGGCCTCGCTGCGCCCTCCGAGGACTGTCGGCCTCATCACccgccgaagccggagccgagGACCGCCGGCCTCATCACccgccgaagccggagccgaggaccaccggcctcgccgcccccgccgaaGCCTCTGGCACGGACACGACTGAGCAGATCCGTGCGGCGACGGGGGATaagagacggcggcggccaacgggaagggggagggagcgccgcggccggccaccgccacgTGCACAGGTGCGGGTGGAGCTCCAACGGCCTCGACTCGCTAGCGGGTCCCCACCTCCAGGCCGTGCTGGATCTGCCCGCGTCGAGGCGGCGCTCTACACGCTCGTGGACGCCGCCGTCGTGCGGAGATGGGAgaagcggcggtggcgacggggGAGAGGAGGCGACGGCGACCAATGGGAAGGGGGAGGGAGCGCGGAGGGTGAGAGAGGCGGCGGAGAGGGAGGCGATGAAAGAGAGGATAAGGGCGGCTGCTTCATACTCGATCCGACGGCGCTGGCAGCCCCATCAGCCAAAACGGACGGCAAACGAACCGCGTGACAGACGCCTTCAAAACAACCGCATGAGTTTTAGCTTTTCTCTAAAAAATCATAGAAAGTGACTAATTATTTGGAGTCTTCGTCGACTTAAATATTTGTCGTCTATTCCCGTACGAAAAGTAAAAGCTATATAACCCTAATATACTTTACCTCATGACATACAAAATCGATTTTTGCACCCTAAACCATTGAAAACTAAATGCATGACCCCAATGATGGTTTTGTAGTTGTTTTGCCCAATTAGCACTCTACAATGTACATAGTCATAGAGGAGCTCGGGCCACCCACCCATTTATCTCTCTCCTACAGTCCTACTATGTTATGTCTTGGTGTGCCGAAAACATCCCCATCGCTAACCTATAAAATTTGCATTCCTTGCCCTCATCTCCTCAGCTGTTATAGGTCTCCACTCCCTCAGATCCACCACAACAAGGTGGCCCTAGATTCCGTTGCGCCGACTTCACTGCTATAAGAAAAACTTCCATATTGTACTTTCTCTATTAAAAATGTGTAgtagtatatatttttttgtagaAATAGATGAAGCTATCACGTAAATATATACATAATGGTCTAGTGTCAGCTGGCACAACGATACGAAAGACTCTCCAGCTGAGGGATCGGAGTCGTCGGCCAGGGTTTGAACCCTAGTAGCATTAAAAAACCCTCGCTTGCAATTTCCAGCGTAATGCGGTCCACCATAGTTTGTAGAGTTACATGTGTCCACAACACGTCCTAGGCTGTTTGTGGCGCGTCCTAGGCTGGTTTAGGCCTTGGGGTGGGTTTCGGTCTCTCcttaatttaaacaaaaaaagagagaggaaggtCGTTCCCTCAACAGTCGAGTTTTTTTAATATGCCATGGTGTTTTAGCTAAAATATCTAATGAAACAATTTGCATAGCTGTCGTGTAGTATTTTTAACCAAGAATTAATTTCATTTCGATTACTTATGGAAACATTTCTTATAATTGTTAAACTATTACAATTTATACTTATCCGGCATGCGGGCACGAAAGATGGCTACCAAAAATTCTCTTCTCTAAAGAAAATCTTTTCCTACCTAATTTGACGGGATTTTATTATTGATTTTCGCATGAATGGTGCTTGACGGCACAAAAGAGTTGTACGAGACAGACGTGTGGGCACCAATGACCTAAAGTTATACGAATCTCGAAAAAGAAAGGATTAACGCACGAGAGCCTATGCAAGTTTCTTATGTGGTTGTGCGGCAAGACAATGCAAAGGGCGAAATGCACAGGCTCTTGGAGTTTCTTATGGAGAGATGATGCGCCCCACTGCGCACAGCGTACAAGGAGAGATGTGTTTAGACTATAGTTGAGATCTAATTCTGGTAGTATATCCGGTATCCAAGTTGTTCTTCACATTTGGTAAGCAGCAACAGTTTTTTAGAATCCGCAGGTATCCAAAATTGGAGTATTATAGTACGTACATAATAATGGTTAGGTGGGAGATCGATATTCTCTTCCTTGAGTATAACGTGCCAAAGAGCGCAGCAGGACAATGGTAATTTATAGGAATTCCTAATTTATAATAACTGAACGGATCCGATCCTCTTGTCGAGCTAGGTCTCAGGCTATACAGTCAGTCAGATCAACACCGACAGCTAGCCCCCCTGTTGGACGGAGAGGCAGAAACTCCAGGATTCGAATTCTAACAGCAGACAAGATAGTATTTAGGAGGGGGTGTTTGGGAGAGCTCCACTCCTAGTTTTTCAACTCCACTGGCCAAACACATCTGGCTCCGACAACTCCAgctccaaaaaaaaataaaggatgCTCCAGTTTTAAGTTTTCCTAACTAAACAAGGAGTTGAGAATTATTTACCCCCTTGCCACCCATTACACACTCCTCCGTACCGGTTCGCAGCAGAAACGAAATAACATCGCGagcctctcctcctccgccgccgtacCCCATCCCCGTGCCtctccactgccgccgccgccgtaccccATCCCGGTGCCTCTCCACTGCGGCCTTCCCCaagcttgcctccgccgcccccttGGCCTATCGGTGCGCCGCCCCCTTCCCAAGCTTGCTTCCGCCCCcttgccgccgtcgcccccttcccCAAGCGGATCTGAGCGGGTGAGGATGGAAGGGAGGGCCGGCGCCGGAGACGAAGACTCGCCACACCCCCGACCGTCCTCGGAGACGACAAGCTGAGCGGATGAGGATGGAAGGGAGGGCCGGTGCTGGCACCCCCAACCGCCCTCAGAGACGACGACTCACCGCGCCCTGGTTGCTCGCCGCGGCGTCGGCCGGCCTCGCGCGGGCGCCCCCGGCGGCGTCCCCCGGCCACGCGCTGGACCCACGGCCGCCTTTGGATGCGTCGACCCGCCACGCGCGCGTGTCCCCAGCGCCGTCGCCCAGCCTCGCGTGGGCACCCCCAGCGCCGTTGGGCCCCTTCGCCTGTGTCCCACCGTCGTCGCCCCCATGGCCTGAGAGAGCCGCCTCCCCAAGCATGGGCACAGCCCCCTGGAGTGCCTCCGCCGCTCCaacggccgccgccccctgcctTCCGGTGCCCCAAGACAGGCCGCCACCCCAAGCACTGCCGGTGCCCCAAGACAGGCCGCCGCCCCAAGCACTGCCGGTGCCCCAATCTTCCTTGGCGTAATCGTGTGCAGTTCGATTCCAAGAGAAGACAATACTTGTCATCAAAATATAGATGAGAAGGTTATTCAATGGTCATTCTTCAGTACACAAGATAATTAAGCTTTCTTCTGGGTAGTGTAAAACATAATGCAGCCCAACATGGCGCAGCTGTTCTAGAGAATGGGCCTGCAGTCCAATAGCTGAGGGGTAAAAGCGGTCATTCATAAAATTACTAACAAAAACAGGAGCCGGAGCCGTCTAACAAGCCAAACATCTTTCTAGTCCACCTCAACTTCAAAGTGGAGCTGCTCCTTTGTAGAAAAGTGGGAGTGGAGCTGAAAAATTGGGAGTGGAGCTCTCCCAAACACCCCCTAAATCAGGTAGCACACAGTATTAGTCGTAGTGCACGTTTAAAGCCGGCCGAGACTACGGTTAAGACCATTTTCAACCCGCGAAAGCGACCAAGGGATGACCGGGCATCCGTGTGCATGTGATAAAAGCATCCAACTGCGCTCCATCACAGtcctgctgctcccagatacacTTGACCTGTGATAATAATGCGTCGATCGGTATCGGTCTCATGCATGCTGAAGATGGCCGCCGGCCATCACATTGTCGGGAGACAAGGGATCTAACGCCATAAGGACCAGCAGCAGCCCTGGCTCACCAGATGACGGGACAATCCAAAGGGGAAGAAAACCACCAAAACAGGTGGGAACCAAAGACCAACTCGATACCTCAATAGGCTGGTACAATCTGCTGCTACTGATGTCGTCGGCAGCCCGGAAGGAACAACGGACACCGGAGGTACCATTTATTGTCCTCACATAGCAAAGAAGGAAAAGGGAACTCACAACTCCATCGCCGAGGATGTTGGGGATGTCCGCCGCACCAAAGCCACAAGCGTCGAAACCGTCGCCGCCATTGCCAGAGAGGAAAAGGAGTAGGCAAAAGAGACCGTGTTGCTGCCGCTCGCCAGCAGGACACCAAAGCCACGACCCCACGTCCCCCGCCGGCGCACCCTCGTTGACGAAGCCACCGGTGGAGGCCCGGCTAGAAGGCCGCCGATGCCACAGGAAGAAGCACGGAGAAAGTGGATCAGGCCCAGCCAGCATAGCGTCAAAAACAGCGGAGGAagccgcctcgccggccaccaGAACAACACACTGTTGACGCTGCTTATGAACGAATATTTCATATCATTTTATATAGTTTTTCACTGATTTTATGCGTCAACTATATCTTTTACTAACAATTATCACTGATTATTGTGGATTTTGCAATATTGTCTTGTagaatttctatttttatttattacaGGTTTTAGGCCTATTTTTCATGAAATTCACCATAATCTACCTCAAGTAAGAAAAGACCTTCAAGACGGTGTTTCAATGGAGATAGTGATCAAGAGAGGCTTGGTTGGCTCACGCCTTCCTCTGTGTTAGTCAAGGCTTTCCAGATCAGTAACTCCATGGAGATATCAAGAGCCACTAGAATATCGAAGAATATTCAAGAGAAGCGCTTCAATTCAAGTCAAAGCTAGAAGACTTTGTCAACTCTCGGAGAATACCGAAGATTCCAGAACCTTTCAAGTCCGAAAACCCTCACACGAAGATTTCTTGAAGATCGAGCAAGGACCCCATGAAAGATGGAAAGGATCAGGCAGAGAGAAGACCCGGGTCGGCCGACCCGACCCCTCCAAGTCGGCCGACCGGCTCCCCTCCGGCGTTGTCTCGTGTTTCCCTTTCTACCACACCTCTTCCAGAAGATTCTAAGGAGATATGGATGACTTAAGAACGAAGGAATTGAAGATAAGGAAGGTTTATCACGAGATCCATCCAAGTCCAAATTAATTCTCGAGATATTCTCGGATTCCAGGACAGCAGCACCTTGCGGGCCTAATTCGGAGACCTAAACGACTTCAAATGGAGAAagtttgaataccaaagttgtagatcttttcgaTATCTACAATTTAGAGTTCGATTTTGCCTTATTTGAGGTCCGGATGACAGAGTTATTGTCGAAATACGAAAGGTGCAGAAAACAGAAAAGTCTGATTTCGGGATAAACAAGAGTCCTACTCCAACTCCAACTCCAAGGAAGGGGGAGGGCGCCCCAAGGCACCTCCGGAGTATAAATGCAAGCCCCCATGAGGCCCCAAAGACTATCCAATTCATCTGTATCATTATCAAGATGACACGATGTAGAGGGACAACAACTAGATGAGAGCTGAGGGTCGAGTTTCTTGTTTAGGATTAGAGTTCTTCTAATTCCTAGAGGTAATTAGAGGCCTTGCATGGTGCTCTAATTACCTAGCTCCAGAGGTCTAATTGTATCGTCTAGCGCTACGGCCGTGGTTGTAAGTATGATACAGTTTATTAATGAAGTATTGTTCTTGTCTAATTATAATGTTCTTGTTCTAATTATGCATGTTCTAGATGTAATTAACTTTATGTCTAGATGCTTGTTAATTAGATCATATCATTAAGGGTGTTATTCATCTAGCGTTCTTGATCTTTGATCTAGTTTACTAGTAGTATAGTTAAAGTTGCTAGTTCTTGTAATCATGGTGATTAGAGGTTCTAGTTTGCTCTAATTATGTTATTAGACCATAATAGGTAGGGAGATGCGCGTTGTCTGTTTACGCGCCTGTTGAAAGCTTTTCGTCGATTACCTGGTTACCATTGACAGTGGAGACGGGGAAAGGTTAAGCCGATATAGGGGATTAGATTATATGATCATGATTTAGTTATGCTACGATGAATATGCTTGAACATGCTTATTTGCTTTGAGCTACTAGTTATCTCGTTGCTTTTATCTAATTGTTGAGCCCCATATCATGCATGTCTTGGATCCAATTAGAGCTTGATTAGACTCTAGTTAATACCCCTTAATTAGTGTTCTAGTTCTGTTCTAATTGTTTATCTTATAGTATTAGTATAATATTAGACATAGATTAGATATAGTTTAGAGCTAGTTTAGAAGTAGATTAGAGCCTTGTCTTTATACCTTTAGTTTACAAAAACACTTGTTAATTAGTTCTCAATTAGTTTGTTTCCTGGATTGACAAAACCCATGATACTCATCCTGGGGAAAAGTTACACACGATACTGTCGCTTGCGGTATAAGGTTTGCCGTGCTTAAGTGCCGTCAACACACACCCCCGCGCCATGGAGTCTCAACTCTGCCCCGGCACCTCCGGAGAGGCAGAGGAGGAGCAAAAGAGCCCACCGGCACCCTAAGAGCGCCGTCAACCACAAGCTATATCCATAGGAACTAGTAGTACCCTAACTATACAACTACACCGGTCATCGATTCGCCGAGTCCTCTCCTCGACGACATTCGGATACGCCAGCGGAGGCAAGGAGCCGGCGAAATCGACGTCGGATTTGGATTCCGCTCCCTGTTCACCTCTCTCTACTGTAGCAGAGAAGGGGAAAGGTTCTTCGAGAGAATTCACAAACTTGGAAGCTAGGACATGGACATCAAGCAAGAAAGGGCCGGCTGACTCTATCTCAAGTCTTGGGCCCTCAAGACGTGTTTGCAAGCCCAACTCCCGAATTGCTGGCCCAGAGTGGTTGCGGCTATAATAGAGAATCGTCGCGCAATTACTATCCATCTTTCGGAATAAACGAAGGCTATGTAACTTCCACTGTTTAAGATTCGTACAAACAACTACAACCACTGAATCCCATCTGAACCctagcccctcctccctcccgttcCCCATAGCCGCTCCTCATCGCGCTGCTGCCCGAACTTGCCGCCGGCCCGACCCTGCCAGCTTCGCGCCGAGCTGAAGCCCGCGTGCTTCATCCTTGTCAGCTCTGGGAACCCCGAGGATGGGGAGCTCCGCCCGTAGCTGATCGACCGCTTCGGGATGCAAGCGCAGGTCGGCACTGTCAGGGACGCCGAGCTCAGGGTCAAGATCATCAAGGAGCGGGCGTGCTTCGACAGGGACCCCAAGGCCTTCTGTGACTCCTACAAGGAGGAGCAGGACAAGCTCCAACATATCTCCTCCACCTGGAGTAACCTCGCCGCCGTGTAGATCTGTCAAGATGTTGAAATCCACGACGCTGGTCGTACAATAGTTCTTTTAGATTGTTTTAACAGTTAGGTCACGATATTTCAACAGCATTTTTTCAATGTTTtgtctaatttttttaatttttttcaccAGATTCACGGACCCGAAATTTTCATTCAATTCAGTTAAATTTTTATATCCACCGATATTGCAATAGTGTATTTGCAATGTTTCATCAGTTATGTCATGATGTTTCATCAGTTATATTATGATGTTTCATCTGTTATTCGTTGATGTTTGGGTAGTTCTTTTCTCATGTTTCATGCATCACTCGGCGCGTCAGTCCTGATTTCCCCCCCAAAATATTGATGTTGCAATAGTACAATTTTATTGTTTCAACAGTACTTCGTTGATGTTTCAACAGTTCAATTCTGATATTTTGTCTGATTTTTTAAATTTCTTCACCGTTCGCGGACCCGAATTTTTTATTCAATTCAGCTAATTCACACATGCCGATGTTGCAGTAGTACAATTTGTGATATTTCATCTGTATTTCGTTAATGTTTCGGCAGTTTATTTACGATGTTTCAACGCATGGCTCAAGGATGGTTCGATAGAACGACTGAGGGCGGTTTGATCGGACAACGAGGGATGCATCCGATCGCCGGCATCCACCTGAACATCCGGACGCTAGCGCTGCCGAAAAGACAAATATGATCAGAGGAGGGAAGCATCGCGCAAGCGGAAGGGAGTGGCTCGACGATTGCGTTTGAATGTTGTAGCCTCGTATCTCTTTCTCTCTATCTGCATCAGCCGTATTTGCTTCAGTGAGCATGCCATGCTTTGTCAATGTGGGGGGGGGGCATAGACGCGATCGTGCAGGTGCAGTAAAGGAGGGGGGCCAGGCGCGAAACGTAAATGTGCAACCAGGGACCGGTCCAGGGGCGCGAGCGTCCGATGGTGTGGAACAATATCGGACGTCCGGGCGCTAGACTCTCCGTAATATATTTTCTATACTTGTTGAAGTTTCATCATGTTTTTGATATTTATTGGGCTTATAGTTACATTCTTTAACCATCTTTCAGAAGATGTATAGCAACTCCCTAATCATCACGAGGGTAAGAAAGATCAAAACGCTGAAGAATAGACCGTGCTAGTTTGGCTTGGCCTGCGCCCGGCGCCCAGCGGTGAGCTTCGGCTCGAGAATTGCGATGTCTAGCTATCATAGCGAGGATCCCAACACCACTTACTGGTATTATTGTTCCAGCCTGTTTCCTTCATTTTGCGTTCGTGATGCCCTGGGCACGGTGTCGGAGTATGGTGAGGCACAGTTTCAGTGTGTGGCGCGAGACTTGAGTCTCTGCGGTTTTCGATATTAAAAAACTCAAAAATTATTGTTTTTCTCATTTATTTTTTGGAcaaaatttattcaaaaatttatttgaattcctCATGAAATCATATAGATTGGTTCCTAATCATGTAGCATAGAAAAACAAGCCACCTAGTGCACCAACAAAGAGAAGTGGGGTGACACCACTGTTGACGGCACTTAAGCACGGCAAACCTTATACTGCAAGCGACAATATCGTGTGTAGCTTTTCCCCAGGATGAGTATTATGGGTTTTGTCAATCCAAGGTACTAACTAAAGAGAGTTAATTAACTTAAGTTTATGGTAAACTTTAAGGGTGTAAAGGGGGTTTCTAATCTAAGTCTAAACTAATCCTAAATCCTATCTTAGCCTAAATCTAATAAGAAATAAAGACTAACTAATATATAAGATAGACAGTTAGAACATAATTAGAGAACCAATTAAAGGGTATTAACTAGCTTCTAATCAAGATCTAATCTGATCCAAAGCATATGCGATAATTGGGAATTACAACTAGATTAAAGTAGCAAGATAACTAGTAGCTCAAGGTAACAAGCATGTTCAAGCATATTCATCAAAGTATAACATAGATCTAGATCAATCAATCTAATCTCCTATATCGGCTTAACCTTTCCCCGGCTCCACTGTCACTGGCAACCCGGTAATCGACGAAAAGCTTTCAACAGGCACATAGATGAACAACGCGCACCCATCTATCTATTATGGTCTAATAACATAATTAGAGCAACTAGATCATCTAATCACCATGATTACAAGAACTAGCAACTTAACTATACTATTAGTAAACTAGATCAAAGATCATAGATCAAGAACACAAGATAAATAACACCCTTAATGACATGATCTAATAAgcatgcatctagacataaAGTTAATTACAGCTAGAACAAGCATAACTAGAGCAAGAACTTGATAATTAGACAAGAACAATGCTTCATTGATTAATTGTATCAAGATTACAACCATGATCATACCTTCCCTTGATGATACAATTAGACCTCTAGAGCAAAGTAATTAGAAAGCTGCGTAGGGTCTCTAATTACTCCCGGGAACTAGAAAACCTCTAATCCTGGACTAGAATCTCGACCCTCTAATCTCTTCTAGTTGTTGTCCCTCCTTCTCATCGTCTTCACGCCTTGATAATGAATTGGATGCGTCGACCCGAGGCCTAGGGTAGCTATTTATAGTCTGGGGAAGACGTGGCGGAAAAGGAATCGCGAACCGACGTCGGGggaggtggggtcggccgagccagaggggtaggtcggccgacccccttccTAAACTTGGACTCTAGTTTCCATCTTCTGCAGGGACGTTGCTTGATGCCGAAGAAATATTCGTGCAGGGGTTCTCGGACTCTTGGGGTTCTGGAATATTCGATATTCTCCGAGATTGCACAAAATCTTCTAGTCTTGACTTGATTGGAAGTATTTTCCTTGGATAATCTTCTATATCCTGGTAGCTCTTGgaatcttcatgaagcttctgATCTTGGAAAGCCATGAGTGGCACAGCGGCACCTTGAGTCACCCACGCCTCTCTTCAATCATCATCTTCATGAAAACGCCATCTTGAAGGTCTTTCATACTCGAGGTGGATCATGATGAAAATTGCGAAAAATTGCCCTAAAATCTGTAATAAATAGAAATAGAGTTTCTCCAAGACAATATTGCAAAATTCATAATAATCGGTGATAAATTGTTAGTAAAGGCATAGTTGACGCATTAAATTAGTGAAAATCAATATAAAATGATATAAAATATTCATCTTTAAGCAgtgtcaacaacacccccactcttaaaccttgctcgtcatCGAGTAAGTCAAACAAAAACTTAGTTAACTTAATATTTGGATTAAACAATTCATATGAAAGACAGATATTCATGTAAGCATATCCCACAATATATAAGTTGAAAtcaaaattcatcaaaaataaatctcctcaaaattttatagaaagaaaataaagattCAAGGATTAATTCATATAATGCCCAGAATATACTCTCATCTTTCCAGTCTCTCAATATATGTGTGGAAAGATCCTAGTCTATATAAACATGAGTGTAAGCTTTATCTGGAGCTTGGTATGAATcctaatcaaaatttaaaactcaatatattgtcaaactaagaaaAGAATCTGCTGGAATTACTGAGATTTCTCAAAAAGGTCATGGAAATAAAATTGATGAAGGATTGGAAAGCCTATATATAGAAAGGTGGACATATGCAAATATTTCTaatgatcccaaggcacaaacgaagtccttgttatcggattgcataTGGTTGGAATATTTTTCTGGAGTATATAAATGATAAGTCTAGATATAGACAAATAAACATAGAAGATTTTTGAGGGGCATAAACCTAATTCTACTGTCGACCACTTGgtcatttttttcttctcctttcgCCTTTTTCCTAATTCtactaatatattatttttttatttcagccGCTTGGCCATTATTTTCTccctttattttttataatatttttttcctttttgggcgccacctggccctattttcatcatttttttatttaatttaccTCCTAAAAAATTACctcaaaaataaatttaaaacatGTTACTCTCTACCCCCACTCTTGAATAATACTCATCCTCGAGTATTTAAACAACGACTATCATAGAGGATAGAGTTTAAAAATTCTTCATAAGAAGTACTCCAGAAAAATGATAGGTTGTGGTCAAATGAAGGTAAAAGATttgatatttttggttttatgGTAGATATCCAGCGAAGTTTGTAATTTCTCCAGTGTAGAGATTTACAATGTATGAATAGAAAGGCTAGCAAAAGATAAGATACTTAAAAATAAATGACCAGCTTTGAAATCTCAAACCTTAGATTCAAATCCTAATCCAACTCAACcaagaatttaaatttgatcaaactatGGTTTAAATTCCTAAGCTCTAATAGGTAGGGCCTATATAAAATAATCACAAGAAATAgataaataatatatatatatatttagaaaAAGGAGATCTATTATGACAAAAATTGAGATCTTAACATTAATAACATATGTGTCTTTATGAAATATCTT carries:
- the LOC120713295 gene encoding uncharacterized PE-PGRS family protein PE_PGRS54-like, whose amino-acid sequence is MLAGPDPLSPCFFLWHRRPSSRASTGGFVNEGAPAGDVGSWLWCPAGERQQHGLFCLLLFLSGNGGDGFDACGFGAADIPNILGDGVVSSLFLLCYVRTINGTSGVRCSFRAADDISSSRLYQPIEEDWGTGSAWGGGLSWGTGSAWGGGLSWGTGRQGAAAVGAAEALQGAVPMLGEAALSGHGGDDGGTQAKGPNGAGGAHARLGDGAGDTRAWRVDASKGGRGSSAWPGDAAGGARARPADAAASNQGAVSRRL